In Candidatus Electrothrix scaldis, the genomic window CTTTTTCCCAGACAATTTCGGCTCTGTTAAGAAATTGCTCATCATTAATCAGAAGGGCACCACCTTCACCGCTGATAATGTTTTTCGTTTCGTGGAAACTTAACGCTCCCAAATGACCAATAGTCCCGAGTTTTTTTCCTTTATATTCAGATAGCAATGCCTGGGCGGCGTCCTCTATGACAAATATATTGTACTGTGTCGCAATCCGCATAATTCGATCTATTTCGCAAGGAAAACCAGCATAGTGAACTGGCACGATGGCTTTTGTTTTTTCTGTAATCGCAGATTCGATTAATGTTTCGTTGATATTTAAAGTATCAGGCCTGATATCAATAAACACAGGGATGCCACCCTGAAGTACAAAGGCGTTCGCTGTTGAAACGAACGTAAATGAAGGCATGATTATTTCATCGCCAGGTTGAATATTACACAGTATAGCTGCCATTTCGAGGGCGCTGGTACATGAATGAGTCAGTAACGCCTTTTTGCTTCCCAGTGTATTCTGGAGCCACTCATGACATTGAAATGTAAATTCTCCACCGCTGGAGAGTTGCTTGTTAGTTAGAACGGCTTGAGCTACGTTATACAGCTCTTTGCCGACAACAAACGGTTTGTTAAATGGAATACTCATATTTTTCCTGACTGTTACGTTTTTAGGGGAGCAGGCTGATTTGGTCATCAAAGCTGAAATTTTAAGGACAAGAAATCAGCAAGTTATATTAATGCTCCTTTTCAGATGACTTTCGACACCCTTCTAGTTGTCAGTCTAATTTGCTGATATTTCGTTACCCGAGGAGCTTTTCCTTAAATCCGTAACAGTCAGCAATAAAATATATCTTGAGTTCCTCTTCATTCCAATCCCACACATTATCCAGTAATTTTTCCTGGAGCCTTTGCAACTGCTGCTTCTCCGCGTTGGAGGGGGCTGAAACCGGGGTCATCCATTGTTCAAGCTGTTGGTACTGTTTCTGCTGGACGATATGAAACGTTTCTTCCACCTCTTCAATTGTCCATTTTGAAAAGGACTTCATGAGTATTTCTCCTGTTCCGTTTCTACTTTTTCCTGGAATTCTTTCAAACTATGCGTTCTCTCTTTTGTACGTCCGCCGCACAGTGGAGATCAGCCCCTTGGGTCGGAAGACCATCATGACGACGAGGGTTGCACCAAAGACCAGCATTCTGTAATCGGCAAAGGCCCGTAGGTATTCCGGCAGCAACATCAGGACCAGGGCTGCGATAATTACCCCGATGATGGAGCCCATCCCGCCTAGCACGACGATGCAGAGGATAATAGCGGATTCAAGAAAGGTAAAGGAAGAAGGGTTCACAAAGGTGGTTTTTGCGGCAAAGATCACCCCGACCATACCAGCCCAGAAAGCACCCAGGGCAAAGGCGGTGAGTTTAGTCTTGGTTTTGTCGATGCCCATAGCCTGGCAGGCGATCTCATCTTCGCGCAGGGCAAACCATGCCCGCCCGATTCGTGAGTTTTGCAGGCGGTTAACCATGAATACCGTGAAAATCACCATCCCTATCATCAGGTAATAGAGATAATTGATAGACTGATCCAGGGACATTTCCATGCCAAAAAATCCAGGCCGGGGCACCCCTGCGATGCCGCTGGGGCCGTGGGAAAACTCGGTCCAGTTTTCCAGCACCAAGCGGATGATTTCCCCGAATCCCAGAGTGACTATAGCCAGATAGTCACCTCGCAGGCGCAGGACCGGAAAGCCGAGCAGGATACCGAAGCAGGCCGCCAGTAATCCACCGATAGGGAGGGCTGTCCAGAAGCCGATTCCAAAATGGAGATTGAGCAGGGCATAAGAATAGGCCCCGACCGCATAAAAGGCCACGTAGCCAAGATCCAGCAGGCCCGCCACCCCAACAACGATGTTCAGCCCTAATCCCAAGACCACATACATCAGGGCTGTGATCATGATATTGATCTGGTAGGTCGAAAGAAGAAACGGAAAGGCTGAGAGCACTGCCAGAAGTACTCCCAGGATTGGAAGAAATACTTTGGGATTATTGAATAAGATGTGCTGCCAGTTTGTTACTTTGTGTCCTGAAGAGGGGCGTGCTTTTTTCTTTTCTCCTTGTGCGATTTTTATCGTCAAAAAAGCTTGCCTGGTGAGGTAGAGAACGAAACTTCCTAAGGCCACGTAGAGCATATTTTTCCAGCGCCAAGCGACAGTTTCCTCGTAGGGATTGACCTTGATCACCAGAATGGGAAAGGTAAGGAAACTGAACCAGAGGGCGACGAAGAAGGCTCTTTTGAGATGATTGATTGCGGGTATCTTGTTCATATTCACTATGCTCATGAAAAAACGTGCAGGATATATTGCTGTCTCTCCAGATCTTTCCAAAATCTGGGGCTCCTGCCCCTGCATCATAGCTGAATCGCCCGGTCAACGCAATCTATCAGTCGGTTTTTCTCCTCCGGCAAGCCCAGTCAAGTCCGTTAAAGCAAGCCCGCAAGCAGCCGTCCCACCCAGACCAGGAAGACACCAAAAATAATTTGCCCTCCTGCATTAAGGAGAGCTAATTCCATGCGGCTTTCCCGAATGAGATTCAGGGTTTCATTCCCAAAGGTAGAAAAGGTGGTAAAGGCTCCGAGGAGGCCGATAAGAAGAAAACTTCGCGTTTCGGGCGAGAACATCGACTTCATTTCCACTAAGGCGGTTAAAAAACCTATCAGCAAGCAGCCGAGCATGTTGACGCTCAAGGTGCCAAAGGGAAAAATAATGGAGCCGGATCGGCCCTGAACCCAGGAGCTGACCAAAAAACGCAGAACAGCCCCTGTGAAACCACCAGCCCCGATAAGAGAAAGCTTAAGTAGAGATTCCATAGCGTTCAACCTTTAAAGAACCTCTCTTATTGCCCCAGCAAGCCGTTCAGGAGATTAGGAACCACCTTATCAACCTGTTCTCTCAGGATGCTTCTGGTTGCCTGGCCTGCTGCCTGCTTGAGTAACTCCGATGAAGCATCCATCATAGCTTCCCGACTATAGGCTGGTTTTTCTTTCGTCCCCCTTATAGGAACTTTCAGCGTGGTTCCCTTAAGCAATTCGTATCCCTTTTTACCCAAGAGCCTTTGGGTTACCGGGACCTCGACAATATAGTTCAGGCTTCCGTCTATTCCTGCTGAACCGCTGATGATCATTTCGGAATCAGCGATTGTTACCTTAATCGGTGTACAGCTCACCTGTCCCTGCACGCTCTCGCAGGTCAGCTCCTTATTCTTCAGCGTGAGGCTTCTGTCCACATAGCCAGCCATATCCAGGATGCTATTCAGCGCGCCTTTGGCTTCTAAGGCCACGGCTTTCAGATCGAGGTAGACCTTGAAATCAATCTTTTCCATCCCTTTTTCATCCAGGGGCAGGGAAAAGCGATCCAGCCGGACATTGATAATACCCTCAGCGTTTGCCAGGGCGCCAAAAATAGGGTGGATACCTTTGAGGACTTTCTCGGTTAAGGCCTCTTCAAGCTGCACGTCAGTCAGTACCTGTTCGCCCTCAGCCATTGTCAGGAGCGGTGGCTGCTGGGTATAATCAATGCGGGGCGAAAACTGCAACCAGCCGCCATTCAAAGTTCCTTTGATGACACCTGCCATCACCCCTTCCTTCATATCGGTGTCCAGAGTGAGTTTGCTAATATCTATGCCCGATTGGGAAAAGGAGTCGGCATAGATTTTTGTGGCAAAACGGAGGTCAATCTTGGCATTTCCCTTTTCTTCGGCAGTAAGGGGATAATAGAGAGAAAATTTTTCTTTCTTTTTTCCGGTAGCTTCAATGCCCAAGGGGTACATACCGTTCAGGATAGCAACCAAGGAGGCTAAATCCGGGGTAGCATATCCGTTTAAGGTAAAATGCGGTTTCTTACCGCTGAGCTGAAATTCACCGTCTGCCTGGAGACTCAGTGGTGCGGATTCAATATCAAAGGTGGTAAACTGAACATCACCGGCGGTCAGATCTCCATGCAGGCGACTCCTGAAAACAAGTTTTTGCCGCTCTATCAGGAGGTCATCTTTGGCCTTTTGCCCCCGCACCTTTTCTCCGGCTTTCCTGTAGGTAAAATCATCAATATCCAACTTCACCGTTCCGGCATTCCCCTTATTGCTTGTTCCGGCGATCTTGACATCTTCTTTTCTCTCAGCCAGATCAAGAGAGAATATCGCATCTCCACCAAACTTTTGCTCAGATCCCATCGCTCCCAGCTGCTGTAATAAGGTGGTCAGTTTGTCAAGATCTGATCTGCCGCTGACCTGCAGGGCCTTGATTGCGGGAGCCGGTTTTTTCTGCCAATCATCAAGGAAGATTTTTTCTATTTTGATGTCTGAGAAGCCTGAGTTTAGCGATAAATTGCGCAAAACCAAACGATGATTCTTGGTATCAATGAGGTTGTATCCCCCTCCCTGGGCAAAGAAAGCATCCTTGCTGGCTGCTTTCTCCAGAGGACGTACGGCCTCTTCTACATTGGGGGTGGGTTCCGGCTTGGTTGTAAAAAGTGAGAGATCAGGATCCTGAAGGACTTTTCCTTGGCGGTAGAGAATAAACTGCTTCACCCGGCTATCCAGGGTACTCACAACCAAGCGGTCTTTTTCTGTATAGCCGGTGGCCTGTAGCTTCATGTCACCGGCAATACTGGTTTCCTGTTCTAAGAGATCAAAACGATGGAGCAATTCTGTTACCCGGGCCAGAGGTCCATCTGTGTTCAGCTGATAATTGGCCATGATCTGTCCCTGATCCCGATACAGTCCGGTGAAAGATCCAGAGAATTTGCCCGCCCAAGAGGACAGGTCAAAGGTGAAATCCGCAGCCTCAGCCTTTGCCGTAGGAAAATGCCCTGGTGTGACCAAGGTGCCGTTAAAAAGGAAGGGATGCACCGGCAGCACCTCTCTCTTTTGCAGAGAGAGACGGTAATCGTTAATGGCAATCATGGTACGTATCGTATAACGATCTTCGTTATCCTTTGTCGTTTCCAGATTCAGGTTCAAGTTGCCGCCTGCGTCCCAATCAAAGCGAATAATCCGACCAAGTTCTTTTACTGCCTTATCAAGGTTTGCTGATCCCTTGAGGGTGAAATGTTGCAGATTTCCCTGCCCCTCTATATCGAGAAAGTCAGCCTTAAGGGCTATTTTCTCGACCTCGGGTTCATTACCTGTCATGCTCCCGTTCAAACTCAGGCTGAAGGGGCTCTTCCAGATAAAGGACTGCTTATTTTGCCGACCTGCCAAATTCTCAACGATGGCATCCGCCTTTACCTGCATGACTTTGTCCTGTTCTTCCAGGTCAAAAGTCAATGAGGCCTTGCCATTCTCCAGCCTGAGATTCTCCTGGGCCTTGAGAAGGCCGGGCAACTGCGCGAGTAACACCGGTAGATCAAATTTCGCTGTACCGTTTGCCTTTAAGCCCTGTTTGCCATAGCTGGACTGAAGATCCACAGAACCAAGATCAGAGAGCATTTTTAGCTCCGGCAATTGCCATTCTTTTTTCTCATCACGTTGCAGATGGAGCTCAAAGGCCAGCTGCTCCAGCTGCGGATGATCATCTTGCAAAAAACCTCCTGTCAGGTCAAGTTCATGCAGGGTGATCGGGCCACTAAAGACCAAATTGCCTCCCTCGGTATTTTTCACGGTCAAATTAGCTGCGAGGATAGCCTTGCCCTGGGGAACATTGCTCCCGGCTGGCGCCAAAGCGAGAAAGGGGGAAAGCTGGACATCTGCCAAGGTGATCTTCATATCAGCAGTCATGAGATCCAACAGATTTCCTTTAAGCGAGGGGAGATGGGCCGTCCCTTGTACATTTACCTGACCAGCAGCCTGCTCAGCAGCACTTGCCAGAGCAAGATTCAGGTCCAGGTTGTCAGAAGCCAGGGTGAGTTCCAGATTCCCTTGCTGTAATAAGGGCTGGGGCTGCTGCTCTCCTTGCTGTACTTTGATCAGGGCTCGGTTAAGGAGGAGCTTTGCGTTCATTTGATGCCAGAACCAAGTTTCGGGCTCTTTACTTCCGTCCTCGTTTTTCACTTGGTCAGCATTGCCGCCGTCCTTTACAGAGGAGCCTTTCGTATCAGTTTGCGGGGCAACAGGATCGACTTCAGCGCCAGGTGTGGGCTGGGTGGTGATAAGCACCACCGGATCATCCACCGTAATGGTTCCGAGGTTTTTCGGAGCCATCAGTAAGGAAAAGAGCCCCTGGGTTCCAGTCAACCGGGCAGCGTCGATCTTGTAGGACTGGTCATGATAAGAGATCTCTGAGCATTGTAGTCCCTCACTCCAACCTATCTCGCAATCACCAAGTGCGAGTTTTCCTGGAGAGCTGTTGTTTACCTTGTCAACAACACTGTCCTTCACCCAGTCCGAGGAAAGAATGAGGGGAATCACGGCCATGGTGATGCCGAAAAGTACAAGTGTAAAGAGCAGCGTTGCTCCCACAAAAAGTTTTATATTTTTCACCTGCTGAACTCCAACATAGTCTTTTTTTATCTGAGGAAAATCGCCAGATTTGAAGTGGAATTTACCACTTTGATATTAAAAAGTAAATAAGGGGCATGGGAGGGCATTGAAGCCTATGATTTTTTTTAATCAGGTTGTTCAATCAAGAGTCGAAGTCACAGACTAAAGGAGCATGGTCGGATAGAAGCACGTCTGGGATAAAGAAGTTGGTTACTGTGAGTTCTGGGCTATGGAGGATAAAATCCAGTTGGCGGGTGGGTGTGTGGCTGGGGTGTGAGGGAGACCCCTGAGCGTTGGCGCTGCGTAGATGGGTGGCTGCGAGAAAAAGAGTAAGCTCCTGGGCGCCCCAAAATATGTTAAAGTCTCCAGCAACGATGACCGGGCCTTGGGCTGCTTTGACCAGTTCGTAGAGTTGCTGAAGTTGGCTTTGCCTGTTGTAATAGGTCAGCGAAAGATGGACCAGAAAGACTGTCAGATTTTTGGTCTTGGCCTCAATAACAAGGCGTTTAACCCCTTTCCTGAAAAAATGAAATTGATGTTGGATAAATGGTTCTTTGCTGAGGAGGGCATTTCCCTGTTTGGCCAACACAGGGACTTTGCGGGAAAGCGAACCTGTACGGTATTTTGATTCAATGACATGGTGATAGCCCAAGCGACGGGCCAAGGATTTGGCTTGGCAATTATATCCCGTCCGGAAGGAGCCTGCATCCACCTCAACGAGACCAAGCATGTCCGGGGCTAACCGGCTGATAAATTCTGTGATCTGGCGGTAATTTTCTGTTGAGCGCTTCAGGTATCCCGCGTAAGGAATCGGAAAGTGAAATCGGGTGCCGAAGCCGGTTCCATAGCGAATATTATAAAGTAAGAAGCGCAAACTTACTCCTTAATTACCCCTTCAGGAGCCCGAATACACCGTGTTTTTCCGCACTAAAGGCTGGATTATTTCCTCTTCTGCCTCCCCCGCTTCGTTTATCTTCTGTTTGAGCGCTGATCACAGAAGCAAGGAGCGGAGGTGCTTCCTGAGCCTCTTGAGCAGGTTTGGGCGATTCTTCAATAAACTGCTTGAGATCAGTGATAGTTTCACCGATGATCGCCTCCTGATACAGGGTGTAGAAACGAGAACAATCTTGGAAATAGCTCTTTTTTCGTAACCAGGCAGGCCAGGTATCGTTCTTCCTGTGTTTTTGCAAGGAAGACATATTCACAAACAGGGTCGTAATTTTATCCTTGATTGCCCGCTTGAGATTTAAGCGACGGGCAAAAACGGTGTCAAGTTCAGTCCGTATCGCCTTGGACAGGCGATGGTAGCCAGCACCTTTGAGGTCCTGATTGAGCAGGTCAAACTGTCGCAGGGCCCAAGGAAAAAGCAGGATGGCAAAGAGAAAAGCATCTTCAAGAAGCACTCGCCCTTTTTCTTTGCCCTGGAGATAGATAGCGTCTAAGGCCCTGAGCATAGCCAGTAATTCCTCTTGGACCGTTCCCCCTACATCCTTATCCTGGAACAACGCATCGTAGAAGGGAAAGAGGGTAGAAAACACACCGGTTTGAAGAGCCAGCTCAGCCCAAGCCTTGCTGGCACCGCTACGTAAATCTTTGAGCAGCTCATCTCTGATCCGAGAAGTGGGGCAAAGATCCAGTTTCTCCACATGGTTACTGATGGCCTCAAAGGTCTTTTCTTCGATGCTGAAGCCGTTGCGGGCAGCATGGCGAATCGCCCGGAGCATACGAACCGGATCGCGAATGATCCGTTGCTCGGGTTCGCCAACAATGCGGATAATACCATCTGTCAGATCCTTGACACCACCGACATAATCGATAACTGTCTTGTTCTCAATTTCATAAAAGAGGGAATTGATAGTGAGGTCACGGCGAAAGGCGTCTTCTTCCAGGGTACCAAAGGTGTTATTTGCAGGCAGTACCTTGTCCGGCTCATCGCTGTCAAACTCACTTTGGGAACGGAGGGTGGAGACCTCAATGATTTTATTTCCCTTAAAAAAGACCTGAACCAGGCGAAAACGCCTCCCTATGGTTCTTGAGTTCCGGAAAAGCTTACGCAATTGTCCTGGTCTGGCATTGGTGGATATATCGAAATCTTTTGGCTTATTGCCAAGATAGAGATCGCGTACTCCGCCCCCGACCAGATACCCGGAATAGCCAGCATCTCGTAAACGGTAGAGCACCTTAAGTGCCTCGGTTTCAATATCCTTTTCAAGAATGGGGTGTTCTTCCTGAGAAAGAACGATCCGCCCATTTTCTTCTGCTTCTTCAATCAACTGCGAATCATTTTCAGTGATGCCATTCATAGTTGCATACTAGGCTCAAATAACGTGAGCACAGAGTTTACGCTCTCATTAAAATTTTTGATTTTAACCCGATACCCTGCATGCAGTACTCTATAAAGGCTCCATCAAAGGGCTGCTCGCAGTGGTCAGAAGTTGAGATACGGTACTGATCAGGCAGTTTCTGTGCTTCCTTTTTTCTGTGGTGTGGTCTCTTCCTTATAGACAGATTCCGCATCACGGACAAATCTTCTGAAGATTTCTTTGACTGGCAAGATTTCTGTCATCTTGTAGGCATTTGCCCCACAGAAAACCAAGCCGTTATCAACATCTCCTGTGCAGGAGTTCATCAAACGATCATTAATACAGTATTTATAGCTGCATTTTTTCAGGCATTTGAATTTGCATTTTTCCGGCGAGACATCCTCGCCTTCTTGCATACGTCTGATAAAATCGGTCTTAATGGCTCGTCCTGTCATGCCCACTGGTGACTGCACATTGATAATATCTTTTTGCTGGGCCTTCAGGTAGGTCTCTTTAAATTCCTGAGAGACAGAGCATTCTTCGCTCAGAACAAAGCGGGAAGCAATCTGTATACCGTCAGCACCGTATTTATCCATCATCTCTGCCATCTCAAAGCCATCAGAGATACCTCCAGCCGCAATGAGGGGAACCTTAGAAACTACTTTGCGGATTGCGGGAAAAATTTCCCGCAGGGGTTTGTCCGTGCCCAGATGTCCACCAGCTTCCGCTGATTCAACAACAATGGCAGCAGCACCTAATTTTTCAGCAAGTCGGGCAAAGGAGGGGGAAGAGACTATGGAGACAATAGGTGTGTTGTATTGTTTTCCTATTTTAAAAATATCCCGGGAAAAACCAGCTCCAGTGATAATCATGTCCACTCCAGCCTCAATAGATCCCATGACCAGATTATGAAAATTCTTCATGGCATACATGATGTTGACAGCAATAATGCCGTCAGTAGCGGACTTGGCTTTTCGGATATCTTCCTGCAGCTCTGCCACCGGGATTGCAGAACCACCTATAGTGCCGATCCCGCCGCAGTCCGCCACAGGAACCGCCAAAGCAGATGTGGATACACGTATAGACATGCCACCTTGGATTAGCGGTATTTTGGCAGTCAGAGATCCTATTTTAAGTTCAGGTAATTTCATTCTATTCTCTTTCATTCATTATATTCTCTCCGTATACCTCGTAGATAGGGAGCGCCGGAAGAGTTCGCATTGTATCCATAATGCTACGCCATGCTCGCTTTGTCAAGTATACCCCATCAAGCCGTATTCAAAATATTTTGTCAGAGTACCATATTCCTACGAGATCGGCTTGACTTTTCCAGGTTAAATGAATTAAGTTTAAAATTTTTCTTTCCTTTCTTTCTGTTGAAGGAAAAAGGCAAGAGAGATCGCCATCTAAGATGGATAACCTGAGGAGTACATGTTGAAAATTAAGGCCATTAACGGAGTCAAAGATATTCTGCCGGAAGAGATTATTATCTGGCAAAAGATAGAAAAAAAAGCACGCGATATTTTTCGTTGTTTCGGTATTCATGAAATTCGTTTGCCGATTTTAGAAAAGACCGAGCTCTTTACTCGCTCCATTGGTGAGGCCACCGATATTGTCGAAAAGGAGATGTATACCTTTGTTGACAAAAGAATTACCATGCGCCCGGAGATTACGGCCTCCTTGTTACGTGCCTATGTTGAGCATGGTCTCCATGTGCAACAGCCTGTGCAGCGACTGTTCAGTATTGGGCCTGTGTTTCGTCACGAGCGTCCCCAGATGGGGCGGCAGCGTCAGTTTCATCAGATTGATGTGGAGATTATCGGGGCTCAGGAGCCTGAGATTGATGCCGAGCTCATGGCGATGGGCGAGATGTTCCTGCACCAGCTGAACCTGGACGTGAGCCTAGAGATAAACTCCCTTGGTTGCCCGGAATGCCGTCCTGATTTCCGAAAAAAATTGATTGCCTATTTACAGGAACGCAGCGAGACTCTCTGCGATGATTGCAAGCGACGGACTGAAAAGAATCCGCTCCGGGCATTAGACTGTAAGCAGCCTGGGTGCAAAGCAGCTGTCGAGAATGCTCCCTCTATTTTGGATAATCTCTGTCCTGCCTGTGAAGAACATTTTGCCGGGGTGCAGGCGCAACTGGACCGGCTCGGTGTTACCTACAAGCTGAACCGTTTTATGGTGCGCGGGCTGGATTATTATAATCGCACCGCCTTTGAATTTTTGACCACCGACCTCGGTGCCCAAGCCGCTGTTGCCGCAGGTGGGCGCTATGACGGTTTGGTTGAGGAGTTGGGTGGCCCGAAAAAAACTCCGGGTATCGGTTTTGCGATGGGCATGGAACGACTGTTTTTGCTGATCCAGCAGCAGAAAGATCAGCAAGAAGAGGAAAAGGGCGCTGATATCTTTGTTGCCGCACTCGGTGAGCAGGCTATTCATTGTGCAACGCCCCTTGTGCATGAGCTGCGTAAGCTTGGGTTGCAGGTAGCAATGGATTATAGTAACCGTAGCCTCAAGGCCCAGATGAAGCAGGCTGGTCGTCTTAAGGCTGGGTTTACCCTGATTCTCGGCGAACAGGAGCTGGAAGAGGGGAAGGGGATCTTGCGGAATATGAACACCCAGGAGCAGAGCGATTTTTCCTTACAAGAAGGGGCATCGGAGTTGGCAGAGGTGATTACCGGGAGGTAGCGAGAATGCCGTACAGTGATTTCACCTTAAAAAAGGTCAAAGAAAAATTTGCTATCAGGGTTGTGGAGGATCAGGAGTTATATTCTTCCATTGCCGCTGTCGGCATAAGCGCGTATCTGACTGAAACGCTCAAGTACAACGTTCCCCTAGCCTTGGCTGTGGGAACGGAAAAGGTTCGGTCTGAACTGATTATCGCCAATGTCCTTTTGGAAGTACGGCGTATCCTCAAGGATCAGATCAGCTTCTTTTCTGGAGTGAACCTGGATGTTGACAAGCAGCAGAATCTGAACGGATTCTGTGATTTTGTTATCAGCAGATCACCGGAACAATATTATCTGAATGCGCCGGTTGTCGCTATTGTTGAAGCGAAGAATGAAAATATCGGCGGCGGCTTGGGTCAGTGCATTGCTGAAATGTATGCTTCCCGTCTGTTCAATGAACAGGAGGGGGGAGCAGGTCTTGCAAAGATTTATGGTGCGGTGACAACGGGAAATGCGTGGAAATTCTTGAAGTATGAGGATGGAGTAGCATACATTGATGTACCGGAATACCATATTGCCGATCCGGGGAAAATTGTCGGGATTTTGGTGGCGATGGTGAATCAGGAGGCTTGAGTTTTTGTGGATTATTACCTTGGAGTGATCATAAAAAATGGAACAACCTTCTCTTTTTAAAAATATTCCTCCCATTGTTGAAAAAAAGAAAAAGGACAATTATTCGCTTGGCCCTAAAACTAATCCTGCCAAATATGAGTATAGCTATTCAAAATATATTCAATCATATGAATGGAGAGAAAAAGCTAAGAGGGCAAAAAAGTTATTCGGTAATAAATGCAAACGATGTGGGGCTACAGAAAATCTCTCTGTACATCATGTTGATTATTCAACTCTTTATAATGAAACGATTTACGACATAGAAGTGTTATGTAATCAATGTCACAGAATAGCAGATAAAGATAGAGAAATTGAAACTGGATTCAGAACATGGTTGGAAAAAAGATACGGCGAAATTGCAGAAGAATACTATGATGATGAAATATTATATGAAGAATTCCGTGATTGGATTTATGACTCTGTTGATTAAGCCTTTTTGAAATTTCACTGTGCTCTACATGGTGCATCGAGGAACTTTTGAGTGCCTCATATTGTGGTTAAAAATCTAAATTCGGACTTAATCAACAGGCTCATTTATAGAGAAGAGTAGCAGGGACGGTTTGCGAACCGCCCTTACATTGTTTTAAATTTTTCCCGAATATAACAAAGAGAAATATAATGGAATCAATGGGAGCGCTGCGGCGCACACATGACTGTAATACCCTCGGCTTGGACAACCTGGATCAGGAAGTCGTCCTGATGGGCTGGGTTCTGCGTCGCCGTGACCACGGCGGGGTTATTTTTATTGACCTGCGCGACCGCTACGGCATTACCCAGGTTGTTTTTAATCCTGAAATCAACCCGGATGTCCATGCCAAGGCGCACCAGCTCCGCTCTGAGTGGGTTTTAGCGGTAAGAGGCAAGGTTGAGCGACGCCCTGGTGACATGGCTAACCCCAAGCTGCAAACAGGTGAGATTGAGGTACTGGTCAGTGAGCTACGTATCCTTAATACCAGTAACACCCCTCCCTTCCCCCTTGATGAGGAGAGCGAGGTCTCCGATAACATCCGCTTGCAATACCGCTATCTCGACCTGAGGCGGCCGGAGATTTCCAATAATCTGATCATGCGTCAC contains:
- the pcnB gene encoding polynucleotide adenylyltransferase PcnB; translation: MNGITENDSQLIEEAEENGRIVLSQEEHPILEKDIETEALKVLYRLRDAGYSGYLVGGGVRDLYLGNKPKDFDISTNARPGQLRKLFRNSRTIGRRFRLVQVFFKGNKIIEVSTLRSQSEFDSDEPDKVLPANNTFGTLEEDAFRRDLTINSLFYEIENKTVIDYVGGVKDLTDGIIRIVGEPEQRIIRDPVRMLRAIRHAARNGFSIEEKTFEAISNHVEKLDLCPTSRIRDELLKDLRSGASKAWAELALQTGVFSTLFPFYDALFQDKDVGGTVQEELLAMLRALDAIYLQGKEKGRVLLEDAFLFAILLFPWALRQFDLLNQDLKGAGYHRLSKAIRTELDTVFARRLNLKRAIKDKITTLFVNMSSLQKHRKNDTWPAWLRKKSYFQDCSRFYTLYQEAIIGETITDLKQFIEESPKPAQEAQEAPPLLASVISAQTEDKRSGGGRRGNNPAFSAEKHGVFGLLKG
- the rffA gene encoding dTDP-4-amino-4,6-dideoxygalactose transaminase — encoded protein: MSIPFNKPFVVGKELYNVAQAVLTNKQLSSGGEFTFQCHEWLQNTLGSKKALLTHSCTSALEMAAILCNIQPGDEIIMPSFTFVSTANAFVLQGGIPVFIDIRPDTLNINETLIESAITEKTKAIVPVHYAGFPCEIDRIMRIATQYNIFVIEDAAQALLSEYKGKKLGTIGHLGALSFHETKNIISGEGGALLINDEQFLNRAEIVWEKGTDRRKFQRGEVDKYTWLDIGSSYSPSETIAGFLCAQFEHADMIIEKRRRLCALYYTLLEPLKKNECISLPAIGKDKSKNNGHIFYIITASAPERTRLIKFLNKCGITTLFHYIPLHSSPAGRRYGRTVGSMDITNDISRRVLRLPLYFEMTEQHVQHVAHAIYDFFRENA
- a CDS encoding endonuclease/exonuclease/phosphatase family protein; translated protein: MRFLLYNIRYGTGFGTRFHFPIPYAGYLKRSTENYRQITEFISRLAPDMLGLVEVDAGSFRTGYNCQAKSLARRLGYHHVIESKYRTGSLSRKVPVLAKQGNALLSKEPFIQHQFHFFRKGVKRLVIEAKTKNLTVFLVHLSLTYYNRQSQLQQLYELVKAAQGPVIVAGDFNIFWGAQELTLFLAATHLRSANAQGSPSHPSHTPTRQLDFILHSPELTVTNFFIPDVLLSDHAPLVCDFDS
- a CDS encoding nitronate monooxygenase; this encodes MKLPELKIGSLTAKIPLIQGGMSIRVSTSALAVPVADCGGIGTIGGSAIPVAELQEDIRKAKSATDGIIAVNIMYAMKNFHNLVMGSIEAGVDMIITGAGFSRDIFKIGKQYNTPIVSIVSSPSFARLAEKLGAAAIVVESAEAGGHLGTDKPLREIFPAIRKVVSKVPLIAAGGISDGFEMAEMMDKYGADGIQIASRFVLSEECSVSQEFKETYLKAQQKDIINVQSPVGMTGRAIKTDFIRRMQEGEDVSPEKCKFKCLKKCSYKYCINDRLMNSCTGDVDNGLVFCGANAYKMTEILPVKEIFRRFVRDAESVYKEETTPQKKGSTETA
- the hisS gene encoding histidine--tRNA ligase → MLKIKAINGVKDILPEEIIIWQKIEKKARDIFRCFGIHEIRLPILEKTELFTRSIGEATDIVEKEMYTFVDKRITMRPEITASLLRAYVEHGLHVQQPVQRLFSIGPVFRHERPQMGRQRQFHQIDVEIIGAQEPEIDAELMAMGEMFLHQLNLDVSLEINSLGCPECRPDFRKKLIAYLQERSETLCDDCKRRTEKNPLRALDCKQPGCKAAVENAPSILDNLCPACEEHFAGVQAQLDRLGVTYKLNRFMVRGLDYYNRTAFEFLTTDLGAQAAVAAGGRYDGLVEELGGPKKTPGIGFAMGMERLFLLIQQQKDQQEEEKGADIFVAALGEQAIHCATPLVHELRKLGLQVAMDYSNRSLKAQMKQAGRLKAGFTLILGEQELEEGKGILRNMNTQEQSDFSLQEGASELAEVITGR
- the crcB gene encoding fluoride efflux transporter CrcB, giving the protein MESLLKLSLIGAGGFTGAVLRFLVSSWVQGRSGSIIFPFGTLSVNMLGCLLIGFLTALVEMKSMFSPETRSFLLIGLLGAFTTFSTFGNETLNLIRESRMELALLNAGGQIIFGVFLVWVGRLLAGLL
- the livM gene encoding high-affinity branched-chain amino acid ABC transporter permease LivM: MNKIPAINHLKRAFFVALWFSFLTFPILVIKVNPYEETVAWRWKNMLYVALGSFVLYLTRQAFLTIKIAQGEKKKARPSSGHKVTNWQHILFNNPKVFLPILGVLLAVLSAFPFLLSTYQINIMITALMYVVLGLGLNIVVGVAGLLDLGYVAFYAVGAYSYALLNLHFGIGFWTALPIGGLLAACFGILLGFPVLRLRGDYLAIVTLGFGEIIRLVLENWTEFSHGPSGIAGVPRPGFFGMEMSLDQSINYLYYLMIGMVIFTVFMVNRLQNSRIGRAWFALREDEIACQAMGIDKTKTKLTAFALGAFWAGMVGVIFAAKTTFVNPSSFTFLESAIILCIVVLGGMGSIIGVIIAALVLMLLPEYLRAFADYRMLVFGATLVVMMVFRPKGLISTVRRTYKRENA